A window of Acropora muricata isolate sample 2 chromosome 3, ASM3666990v1, whole genome shotgun sequence contains these coding sequences:
- the LOC136911249 gene encoding uncharacterized protein: protein MATPRGNDPILDNLVWSDIEYRLCDFVDRFQLPQIVKVTEGYYGPTEDSCIGADQILTIHSVKTTDKILARDRKKRELNIPLNCSQKVELRPEDFRGIYETVEEISSIPTRFVRVTQGFFGMDDNSVCLNPGDKLEMINIEFDPVGKEYCILFHNEERIPFRLPFSASAGFQALVDGREYYLKEVVSSSPKLPLYFQFTSPPSITKCSSEHVFNTGLGVLSLEKVYQDATVICTTKEGNERTVVSCPKHLPVTINVARGALSDDKEYVRICRTFHEIVSLGKIENMEIQNIYASRDTIREYHIEMSPQQLHTASEGSLQNLPKNSIVSTRDNSHASDSDDSDEHEYTYIDDWPVPPAKGTESRKNNGDPLPATSISQATADDLEEKDTDDKEQNENKTNLDRQKVVSSSTVTSDPNPIAPPRKPKSEVKKTTGVNQQEVNKKGPPPPPKPKPKPKPKPLAKKTESAPPLKERDFKVPNNLSQISELTVSEVSDLLRHFHFDAFVDVFAENLVDGGLFVSLDEEDLRALGMNSFECKKVKKIIGGWRPKE from the coding sequence ATGGCTACGCCTAGGGGAAACGATCCAATTCTAGACAATTTGGTCTGGAGTGACATTGAGTACAGATTATGCGACTTTGTCGACCGTTTTCAACTTCCCCAAATAGTCAAGGTAACAGAGGGTTACTACGGTCCGACAGAAGATTCATGCATAGGAGCAGATCAGATATTAACAATACACAGTGTGAAAACTACAGACAAGATCTTAGCACGAGACAGAAAGAAGCGAGAGTTGAATATTCCTTTAAACTGTTCGCAGAAGGTCGAGCTTCGTCCCGAAGACTTTAGAGGAATTTATGAAACTGTGGAAGAAATCAGTAGCATTCCGACGAGGTTTGTGCGAGTTACTCAGGGCTTCTTTGGCATGGACGATAATTCTGTGTGCTTAAATCCAGGCGATAAACTAGAGATGATAAACATTGAGTTCGATCCTGTTGGAAAAgaatattgtattttatttcataaCGAAGAACGTATCCCATTCCGATTGCCGTTCAGTGCATCAGCTGGCTTCCAGGCCTTAGTCGACGGGCGTGAATATTATTTAAAAGAGGTCGTATCCAGCTCACCAAAGCTGCCATTGTACTTTCAATTCACCAGCCCTCCTTCCATAACTAAGTGTTCCAGTGAACATGTTTTCAACACTGGACTTGGAGTCTTGTCGCTGGAAAAGGTGTACCAAGATGCCACTGTTATTTGCACGACTAAAGAAGGGAATGAACGAACCGTTGTCAGCTGCCCCAAGCATCTGCCAGTCACAATCAATGTGGCCAGAGGTGCTCTGTCGGATGACAAGGAGTATGTTCGCATTTGCCGTACCTTTCATGAAATTGTAAGCCTTGGAAAGATTGAGAACATGGAAATTCAGAACATCTATGCATCTAGGGACACAATAAGGGAGTATCACATAGAGATGTCACCCCAACAGCTTCATACTGCAAGTGAGGGTTCTCTACAAAACTTGCCCAAAAACTCTATAGTTTCCACGAGAGATAACTCACATGCAAGTGACTCTGATGATAGCGACGAACATGAGTACACTTACATTGACGACTGGCCTGTCCCTCCTGCTAAAGGAACAGAatcaagaaaaaataatggTGACCCTTTGCCAGCTACAAGTATTTCACAGGCAACAGCAGACGATCTTGAAGAGAAAGATACAGATGACAAggaacaaaatgaaaataaaaccaaCTTGGATCGTCAAAAAGTGGTGTCAAGTAGCACCGTTACCAGTGACCCAAATCCAATTGCCCCTCCGCGGAAGCCTAAATCAGAGGTCAAGAAAACCACTGGTGTCAATCAGCAAGAGGTGAATAAAAAAGGACCACCACCACCTCCTAAAccgaaaccaaaaccaaaaccaaagccatTGGCAAAGAAAACAGAGTCTGCTCCTCCGCTAAAAGAGAGAGACTTCAAAGTGCCAAATAACCTTTCACAGATCAGTGAGCTGACAGTAAGTGAGGTGTCTGACCTCTTACGGCATTTCCACTTTGATGCATTTGTTGATGTATTTGCAGAAAATTTAGTGGATGGTGGACTTTTTGTCAGCCTGGATGAAGAGGACCTGAGAGCACTTGGCATGAATTCATTTGAATGCAAAAAGGTGAAAAAGATCATAGGCGGATGGAGACCAAAGGAATAA
- the LOC136911251 gene encoding DGAT1/2-independent enzyme synthesizing storage lipids-like translates to MGWLMLLLSPLVIAFVYPATLLIMMYGSAVFLHVYRHWRRQIYDAYVENFWDGGQQMVAAFFDAHGTLWHGYELMGVEKLPDDGPALLIYYHGALPLDMYYILARLLLVKKRRLRNVAATFMFQIPGIQLLLEVCGAVEGRSRKQCVDILKNGELLAISPGGVREALFSDEFYTMIWNGRRGFAKVALEAKVPIFPIYTQNIREAIRSVQVGRRWFRKLYELTKLPLVPLYGGFPVKLRTFIGEPIRYDSKMSSDELAAKVQKEIHEMILKHQQLPGSILPALRARWKPTKLC, encoded by the exons ATGGGCTGGCTTATGCTGCTTCTTTCGCCCTTGGTCATTGCTTTCGTTTATCCTGCAACTCTCCTTATCATGATGTACGGCAGCGCCGTTTTCCTCCACGTTTATCGTCACTGGAGACGCCAAATCTACGATGCGTACGTTGAAAATTTTTGGGACGGCGGACAACAAATGGTCGCAGCATTTTTCGATGCCCATGGAACACTTTGGCATG GTTATGAACTTATGGGAGTGGAGAAATTGCCAGATGATGGCCCAGCCTTACTAATATATTACCATGGAGCCTTACCACTGGACATGTATTACATTCTTGCTCGACTATTGCTAGTAAAGAAGAGAAGGCTTAGAAATGTGGCTGCCACATTCATGTTTCAGATACCAG GAATCCAGTTGCTTCTTGAAGTATGTGGAGCTGTAGAAGGTCGTTCCAGGAAGCAGTGTGTAGATATCTTAAAG AATGGTGAATTATTGGCCATTTCTCCTGGAGGTGTGAGAGAGGCTTTGTTTTCTGATGAATTCTACACCATGATTTGGAATGGAAGACGTGGATTTGCTAAAGTGGCACTTGAAGCCAAAGTG CCAATTTTTCCAATATACACTCAAAACATCCGAGAGGCCATCCGTTCTGTTCAGGTTGGACGCA GGTGGTTTCGTAAGTTGTACGAGTTGACAAAATTGCCTTTAGTTCCCCTGTATGGTGGATTTCCAGTCAAGTTAAG AACCTTTATTGGGGAGCCAATCCGTTATGACTCAAAGATGTCAAGTGATGAACTTGCAGCGAAG GTTCAGAAAGAAATTCATGAAATGATCTTGAAACATCAGCAACTGCCTGGAAGTATCCTTCCAGCTTTAAGAGCGAGATGGAAGCCAACAAAACTTTGTTGA
- the LOC136911250 gene encoding low density lipoprotein receptor adapter protein 1-A-like produces MFSKSSPSCARKGHKQIKDNEADEKDRIIAGVDFVVRYIGSTEVACASGTGNGKTKRPVAEMFEQYRRNGNEKTQKKVILTLCSRNANVSDEACGKLIASFPISKITFCNTDSFHEKAFVFVARDKPENPFKAFVFACESKTKALEAFKALSLAFIVNYGYYQSSLARGEGEGNDSPNHDSPDSTFTGSTFTGSTEVSSLEEEPKKIAHRCDDSISSGLPTNILNPVCPYGGNERTSSPPQSRPENKNLLQVADYRRHNRSSSDPTHLGDRRKTPGNVPSPLAVDDTTPKKTKENETEIEDAEFTEFAKLRSKSQSSSTLGNNYSNTFVAGVQHFACSNVWGDFQKVCSSIY; encoded by the coding sequence ATGTTCTCGAAGTCAAGCCCGAGTTGTGCCCGAAAGGGACATAAGCAGATTAAAGACAACGAAGCTGATGAAAAAGACCGAATCATTGCCGGAGTTGATTTCGTTGTTCGCTACATTGGATCCACAGAAGTTGCTTGTGCTAGTGGTACAGGAAACGGAAAAACCAAGAGGCCAGTCGCTGAAATGTTTGAACAATATAGAAGAAATGGAAACGAAAAGACACAGAAGAAGGTGATTCTCACATTATGCTCAAGAAACGCGAACGTTAGTGACGAAGCTTGTGGCAAGCTCATCGCTAGTTTTCCGATTAGCAAAATCACCTTCTGTAACACTGACAGTTTCCACGAGAAGGCGTTTGTGTTTGTTGCACGCGATAAGCCTGAAAATCCTTTCAAAGCGTTTGTTTTTGCCTGCGAAAGTAAAACCAAGGCACTAGAAGCTTTTAAGGCGCTTTCGCTGGCTTTTATAGTAAATTATGGCTACTACCAATCCTCTTTGGCGCGGGGAGAAGGAGAAGGTAACGACTCGCCCAATCACGACAGCCCTGATAGTACTTTTACGGGCAGCACTTTTACGGGCAGCACTGAAGTGAGTTCATTAGAAGAAGAACCAAAGAAAATAGCCCATCGCTGTGATGATTCAATCTCCTCTGGCCTGCCGACAAACATTTTAAATCCAGTCTGTCCCTACGGTGGCAACGAAAGAACTTCTTCCCCTCCACAAAGTCGACCAGAAAACAAGAACCTTCTGCAAGTCGCCGATTACCGCCGGCACAATCGGAGCTCCTCCGATCCTACACATCTCGGGGATAGGCGAAAAACTCCAGGAAATGTTCCCTCACCTCTGGCTGTTGACGATACAACGCCCAAAAAAACTAAGGAGAACGAAACAGAAATAGAAGACGCGGAGTTCACAGAATTCGCCAAGCTGAGATCGAAATCCCAGTCGAGCTCAACTTTAGGAAACAATTACTCCAATACTTTTGTGGCAGGAGTTCAGCACTTTGCTTGTTCGAATGTTTGGGGGGATTTTCAGAAAGTTTGTTCCTCAATTTACTGA